One genomic window of Pirellulales bacterium includes the following:
- a CDS encoding alpha/beta hydrolase yields the protein MLQETQLESDRVTLNLAAGPSAGPPLLLLHGVARCWQDYITLIPTLGTRWQVMALDFRGHGRSSRATSYRVVDYVRDAAAVVARNASEPVVVYGHSLGAMVAAAVAAELPGQVRAIVLEDPPFGTLGANIRQTVYHGMFAAFGQLAASGQTVDELVALLAGVTLATPGKSQRLRLGELRDPAALRFMAKCLSQLDPATMTPLVEGCWLDGYDQDDLLRRVACPTLLLQGEASQGSMLDDAEAARVTALLPRATHVRVAGAGHLIHSMQTETTLRLVTSFLESL from the coding sequence ATGTTGCAAGAAACCCAGCTCGAATCCGATCGTGTCACGCTCAATCTGGCCGCCGGGCCGTCGGCCGGGCCGCCGCTTCTTTTGCTGCACGGAGTGGCGCGCTGCTGGCAAGACTATATCACGCTGATTCCGACGCTGGGCACGCGTTGGCAAGTCATGGCGCTCGATTTTCGTGGGCATGGACGATCGTCACGCGCCACGTCATACCGCGTCGTCGATTACGTGCGCGACGCCGCGGCCGTTGTCGCGCGCAACGCTTCCGAGCCTGTCGTCGTGTACGGCCATTCGTTGGGGGCCATGGTCGCAGCGGCAGTCGCCGCTGAACTGCCAGGCCAGGTGCGGGCCATCGTGCTCGAAGACCCACCGTTTGGCACTCTTGGTGCAAACATTCGTCAGACCGTCTATCACGGCATGTTCGCGGCCTTTGGCCAATTGGCCGCGTCAGGACAAACGGTCGACGAGCTGGTCGCGCTACTCGCGGGCGTCACGTTGGCGACTCCGGGAAAATCACAACGCTTGCGGCTGGGTGAGCTGCGCGATCCCGCGGCTCTGCGATTCATGGCCAAATGTCTTAGTCAACTCGATCCTGCGACCATGACACCCCTGGTCGAAGGATGCTGGCTGGACGGCTATGATCAAGATGATCTGCTGCGGCGCGTCGCTTGTCCGACGCTGCTGCTACAAGGAGAAGCCTCGCAAGGAAGCATGCTCGACGACGCGGAGGCAGCCCGCGTCACCGCGCTATTACCACGCGCGACGCACGTACGCGTGGCCGGTGCGGGACATTTGATTCATTCAATGCAAACCGAAACGACCCTGCGCCTGGTCACGTCCTTTCTGGAATCCCTGTAA
- a CDS encoding amidohydrolase family protein, which yields MKTAQGTILVEHGQLIDGTGSQATADAALVIRDGRIVYAGSAVGAPAVPADATRIDARGGTIMPGLVEAHFHPTYFDVAELQDLDIKYPVEFVTLLAAANSRLALECGYTAARSGGSLFNVDVWLKKAIEDGLSLGPRLAASGREICGAGGLMDWNPDFRKIGMEGLVLLINGAEEGRRAVRKLVKDGVEWVKTYPTGDAAAPDTNDHHTLCMTFEEMHAVVAEAHNHHLKVTGHCRATEGIKNAIRAGYDTLEHGTFMDAESLDMLLAQNTPVVPALQFEYASVERGPEFGLSQAVIDGHQETLEGGAESARLILRAGGRIGLGGDYGFAWNPHGDYAKEISFFVNYVGFTPLEAIRSATQTGAEIMGRATEFGTLAPGKLADVLIVDGDPLADIRVLEDRSRFIAIMQGGIVKAGQLLAPGPAAARAAANGSGAPAGQHVRAN from the coding sequence ATGAAGACAGCGCAAGGAACGATCCTCGTCGAACACGGTCAATTGATCGATGGTACAGGGTCGCAGGCCACGGCGGATGCAGCCCTCGTGATTCGCGATGGGCGCATTGTGTACGCCGGCTCCGCAGTCGGGGCGCCGGCAGTACCGGCCGATGCCACGCGCATCGACGCTCGCGGCGGCACGATCATGCCTGGGCTCGTGGAAGCCCATTTCCATCCGACGTACTTCGACGTTGCCGAGTTGCAGGATTTGGATATCAAATATCCCGTTGAGTTCGTCACATTGCTGGCGGCCGCCAATTCGCGGCTGGCGTTGGAATGCGGCTATACCGCGGCGCGCAGCGGCGGCAGCCTGTTCAACGTCGATGTGTGGCTGAAAAAGGCCATCGAAGACGGCCTCTCGCTGGGACCGCGCCTGGCAGCCAGCGGACGTGAGATCTGTGGCGCCGGGGGGCTGATGGACTGGAACCCCGACTTTCGCAAGATCGGCATGGAAGGGTTGGTGCTATTGATCAACGGCGCCGAGGAAGGGCGCCGCGCCGTTCGCAAACTGGTAAAGGACGGCGTCGAATGGGTCAAGACGTACCCGACCGGCGACGCCGCCGCCCCCGATACTAACGATCACCACACGCTATGCATGACGTTCGAAGAGATGCACGCCGTCGTAGCCGAGGCACACAATCACCATCTGAAGGTCACGGGGCATTGCCGCGCGACCGAAGGAATCAAGAACGCGATTCGTGCCGGCTACGACACGCTCGAACATGGCACGTTCATGGACGCCGAATCGCTCGACATGCTACTCGCGCAGAATACGCCCGTGGTCCCGGCCTTACAGTTCGAGTACGCCAGCGTCGAGCGAGGCCCCGAGTTTGGCCTGTCTCAAGCCGTGATCGATGGCCATCAAGAAACGCTCGAAGGGGGCGCCGAAAGCGCCCGGCTGATTCTCCGTGCCGGCGGACGTATCGGGCTGGGGGGCGATTACGGTTTCGCTTGGAATCCTCATGGCGACTACGCCAAGGAGATCAGCTTCTTCGTCAACTATGTCGGCTTTACTCCGCTCGAAGCTATTCGCTCGGCCACGCAAACCGGTGCCGAGATCATGGGGCGCGCCACGGAATTTGGCACGCTCGCGCCCGGTAAGCTGGCCGACGTGCTGATAGTCGATGGCGATCCGCTGGCCGATATTCGCGTGCTGGAAGACCGCTCGCGCTTCATTGCCATCATGCAGGGTGGCATCGTCAAAGCCGGTCAGTTGCTCGCGCCCGGCCCAGCGGCCGCGCGTGCCGCCGCGAATGGTTCCGGCGCCCCCGCGGGCCAACACGTTCGCGCAAACTAG
- a CDS encoding aldo/keto reductase, with amino-acid sequence MELRRLGTTDLLVSPVALGCWPIAGMTSINVNDIDSIATIRACLDVGINFLDTAFNYGPDGESERLIAQAIGGRRDEVVIATKGGLHWGAQKDRQHDARPETLWRECDESLRRLGTDHVDLLYLHAPDPQTPITESAGALAGLLAAGKTRSVGVSNVSLAQLQQFASVCPVTACQPKYNMLQREIEADILPWCQAHEVSLVTYWPLMKGLLAGKLPRDHQFDPTDGRAKYPMFQGTEWQRNQDLVEALREIGHEAGKTVAQVVVNWTIHRPGITAALCGAKRPEQLRENAGALDWQLSATQLAAIDQALLDRGPAASQNAV; translated from the coding sequence ATGGAACTTCGTCGTCTGGGAACAACCGATTTGCTGGTTTCGCCGGTGGCGCTGGGGTGCTGGCCCATCGCCGGCATGACCAGCATCAACGTCAACGACATCGACAGCATCGCCACGATCAGAGCGTGCCTGGACGTCGGCATTAATTTTCTCGACACGGCATTCAATTACGGTCCCGACGGCGAAAGCGAGCGTTTGATCGCCCAGGCAATCGGCGGGCGACGCGACGAAGTTGTCATCGCCACCAAGGGGGGCCTGCACTGGGGCGCTCAGAAGGATCGCCAGCACGATGCGCGGCCCGAGACGCTATGGCGCGAATGCGACGAAAGCCTGCGCCGGTTAGGGACGGATCACGTCGACCTTTTGTATCTGCACGCGCCCGATCCCCAGACACCGATAACTGAATCGGCCGGAGCATTGGCCGGCTTGCTGGCCGCGGGCAAAACGCGGTCGGTGGGAGTTTCCAACGTCTCTCTGGCACAACTCCAACAGTTTGCTAGCGTGTGCCCCGTGACTGCCTGCCAGCCGAAGTACAACATGCTGCAACGCGAGATCGAGGCCGACATTCTTCCCTGGTGCCAAGCGCACGAGGTGTCGTTGGTCACGTACTGGCCGCTGATGAAGGGACTGCTGGCGGGCAAACTGCCGCGCGATCACCAATTCGATCCCACCGATGGCCGCGCCAAGTATCCGATGTTCCAGGGCACAGAGTGGCAGAGGAATCAGGACCTTGTCGAGGCCCTGCGCGAGATCGGCCACGAAGCGGGAAAAACCGTCGCGCAGGTGGTCGTTAACTGGACCATCCATCGTCCGGGGATCACGGCCGCGCTGTGCGGCGCGAAACGTCCGGAACAATTGCGTGAGAACGCCGGCGCACTCGACTGGCAGCTCAGCGCGACGCAATTAGCTGCAATTGATCAGGCGCTCCTCGATCGCGGGCCCGCGGCATCGCAAAACGCGGTCTAG
- a CDS encoding putative zinc-binding metallopeptidase has product MRQYRCVCNNKIFYENSQCLACGRELGFCPTCRRLVALAPQPDGGFTCSNPECGAELVKCINYSQHNVCNRCVARQNAGEGGLCDCCRFNDTIPDLSVAGNLEKWRRLEAAKRRLFYDLDELGLPYGTAVDQVDPPLTFDFKADVIKNSGFWRSVGSQQRVFTGHAEGRITINIREADDVVREKLRVDLGEAHRTLIGHFRHEVGHYYWDQLIKGRREDASRAVFGDHDQPTYADALDTYYKNGAPSDWALSHVSAYATMHPWEDFAETWATYLDMVSGLDTAHHVGFGGEPEPASADVDRMVKRYQQLGIALNEINRSMGLLDVVPEVFVPPVVEKLRFIHELVQAGRAENGALGGQPPVLAAPVAAN; this is encoded by the coding sequence ATGCGACAGTACCGTTGCGTCTGTAATAACAAAATCTTCTACGAGAACAGCCAGTGCCTGGCTTGCGGGCGCGAGCTGGGTTTCTGTCCGACTTGTCGGCGGTTGGTGGCCCTCGCGCCGCAGCCGGATGGCGGCTTTACGTGCAGCAATCCGGAGTGCGGCGCCGAGTTGGTGAAGTGCATCAACTATTCCCAGCACAACGTCTGCAATCGATGCGTCGCGCGGCAGAATGCCGGCGAAGGGGGGTTGTGCGACTGCTGTCGGTTCAACGACACCATTCCGGACCTTTCGGTCGCGGGAAATCTGGAAAAATGGCGCCGCCTCGAAGCCGCCAAGAGACGCCTGTTCTATGACCTTGACGAACTAGGGCTCCCCTACGGCACCGCGGTCGACCAGGTCGATCCGCCCCTCACGTTCGACTTCAAGGCCGACGTGATCAAGAACTCCGGGTTCTGGCGCTCGGTCGGTTCGCAGCAAAGAGTCTTTACCGGCCACGCCGAAGGACGCATCACGATCAACATTCGCGAAGCGGACGACGTCGTCCGCGAAAAGCTGCGGGTTGACCTCGGTGAAGCGCACCGCACGCTGATCGGCCACTTTCGCCATGAAGTAGGGCACTACTATTGGGATCAGCTCATCAAAGGGCGTCGCGAGGATGCCTCGCGCGCGGTCTTCGGCGACCACGATCAACCGACCTACGCCGATGCGCTCGATACCTATTACAAAAATGGGGCACCGTCGGATTGGGCTTTGAGCCACGTCAGCGCCTATGCCACGATGCATCCCTGGGAAGATTTTGCCGAGACCTGGGCCACGTATCTGGACATGGTCAGCGGCCTCGATACGGCCCATCACGTCGGCTTCGGCGGGGAACCGGAACCTGCCAGCGCCGATGTCGACCGCATGGTCAAGCGCTATCAGCAACTGGGGATCGCGCTGAACGAGATCAACCGCAGCATGGGTTTGTTGGACGTGGTGCCCGAGGTCTTTGTGCCGCCGGTCGTGGAGAAGCTTCGCTTCATTCACGAGTTGGTGCAGGCGGGCCGCGCCGAAAATGGCGCCCTAGGCGGACAACCCCCGGTGCTGGCGGCGCCAGTAGCAGCCAACTGA
- a CDS encoding ThuA domain-containing protein — MRMFAYAGMCLVIVGAIAAALGAAEDKPPPKDASPRPKKIVLVAGTKSHGPGHHEYEQGARLLKACLDSSPNVPPVVTEVHTDGWPKDPSTFDDADTILFFCDGSDHDERDHPLLRPERLATIERQMKRGCGLVALHYTIFVPNEKGGRQFLDWIGGYFDYQSGPGERGWFSKIATHKTTPRPGAPEHPICRGLGPFELQEEYYYNLRFAAKDKRLTPILTTEIPGETQPQVVAYAVERADGGRGFGFSGGHFHSNWQVENYRRMVLNALLWTAHAEVPVGGVQSTLPDAASQSIDTKPIRTLIITGHQHPAHPWRETTPVLVEALSGADKRYQVQVEEDPEFLARDELRKFDLVVLNYCNWQRPGLSQQARDNFVEYLQAGGGLSIIHFANGAFNFSLPGAGESDWPEYRTKICRRVWDHTAGKSGHDAYGPFRVDIADGQHEITQGLAAFDTTDELYYRQQGSEPIHVLATARSRDTKQDEPMAFVYDYGQGRVFQTVLGHDAAATRNPGTSALIRRGSTWAARRPQLSVASAAAP; from the coding sequence ATGAGAATGTTCGCTTACGCCGGTATGTGCTTGGTGATCGTGGGCGCGATTGCTGCCGCTTTGGGTGCGGCCGAGGACAAACCGCCACCGAAGGACGCGTCCCCGCGACCGAAAAAAATCGTCCTGGTGGCAGGCACAAAAAGCCATGGGCCGGGGCACCATGAATATGAACAGGGCGCACGGTTGCTGAAAGCGTGTCTCGATAGTTCGCCGAACGTTCCTCCCGTGGTGACCGAAGTTCATACCGACGGATGGCCGAAGGATCCCAGCACGTTCGACGATGCCGACACGATTTTGTTTTTCTGTGATGGCTCCGACCACGACGAGCGAGACCATCCGTTGTTGCGGCCCGAGCGCCTGGCGACCATCGAACGGCAGATGAAGCGTGGCTGCGGATTGGTGGCGCTGCACTACACGATCTTCGTTCCCAACGAAAAAGGGGGACGGCAGTTCCTGGATTGGATCGGCGGCTACTTCGACTACCAGAGCGGTCCGGGCGAGCGCGGCTGGTTCTCGAAGATTGCCACGCATAAAACCACGCCGCGTCCCGGTGCGCCCGAACATCCCATTTGTCGCGGTCTCGGCCCGTTCGAACTGCAAGAAGAGTATTACTACAACCTGCGATTCGCGGCGAAAGACAAGCGGCTGACGCCGATCCTGACGACCGAGATTCCCGGAGAAACGCAACCGCAAGTCGTGGCGTATGCCGTCGAGCGGGCCGATGGTGGACGCGGCTTCGGTTTTTCTGGCGGGCATTTTCACAGTAATTGGCAGGTCGAAAACTATCGCCGCATGGTGCTCAATGCACTGTTGTGGACGGCGCACGCCGAAGTGCCCGTTGGCGGTGTGCAGTCGACCCTGCCGGACGCCGCGTCGCAGTCGATCGACACGAAGCCGATTCGCACCCTGATCATTACCGGGCATCAGCATCCGGCTCACCCCTGGCGCGAAACGACGCCGGTGCTGGTCGAAGCGCTATCCGGTGCCGACAAACGTTACCAGGTCCAGGTCGAGGAGGATCCCGAGTTTCTGGCACGCGACGAGCTGCGAAAGTTCGATCTAGTTGTGCTGAACTATTGCAATTGGCAACGTCCAGGCTTGAGCCAGCAGGCCCGCGACAACTTTGTAGAGTATCTGCAAGCGGGCGGCGGACTGTCGATTATCCATTTCGCGAATGGGGCCTTCAATTTCTCGTTGCCCGGCGCGGGAGAATCCGATTGGCCGGAATACCGCACCAAAATCTGCCGCCGCGTGTGGGATCACACAGCCGGTAAAAGCGGGCACGACGCCTACGGACCGTTCCGTGTCGATATCGCGGACGGCCAGCACGAGATCACGCAGGGATTGGCCGCGTTTGATACGACCGACGAGTTGTACTACCGCCAACAAGGGAGTGAGCCGATTCACGTGCTAGCCACGGCCCGCAGTCGCGATACCAAGCAGGACGAGCCAATGGCGTTCGTCTACGACTATGGCCAGGGTCGCGTATTTCAGACGGTGCTGGGGCATGATGCGGCGGCCACGCGCAATCCGGGCACATCAGCACTGATACGTCGCGGATCGACTTGGGCAGCCCGGCGACCACAATTGTCGGTCGCTAGCGCTGCCGCGCCCTAA